AAAAACCTTCCTCCGCCAGAAACTGTCTGGTCAGGATCGCGATATTACTTCTCAGCATTAAGTTCCTCTGGATATCCGGTCTTCTAAGATCCAGGAAACGGTATTTCAGACGCAGCTCTTCCTTGGTCTTGGAATTCTCCTCGATCGGGAACGGCGGGGTCTCAGACTCAGACAGGACGCGCAGGGAGTTCGCACGCACCTCGATCGCGCCCGTAGCCAGGTTTTCATTGACCGCGCCGGAGCGGGCCTCCACTCTGCCGGTCACCGCAATAACGAATTCACTTCTCAGCTTCTCCGCCTTTGCAAAGCTCTCCGCGCCGCAGTCGCTCTGCTCAAAGATCAGCTGCAGGATCCCGGAACGGTCCCTTAAATCCACGAAAATGATTCCGCCCTTGTTCCTGCTTTTCTGTACCCAGCCCATAACCGTCACTTCCTGACCGATATTGGCTGTACCAAGTTCCGTACACCGATGGGACCGTTTCAGTCCCAGCATTGACTCTGCCATGATTTTATCTCCTTATGCTTGTATGCGGCCTGGGCCGCAGTTTTCCATTCCTTAAACTACTTCAGCGCTTCTTTGTAAAACTCCACGAATTCCTCGTAGCCTTCTTTGTTCAGCTGTTCCTTCTGGAACTTCTTGTTCTTGTTCATCTGGGACACCAGCACCTGGGTTCCAGCTTTCCGCTCGGACATGGCCTGTTTCATGATCTCGGCAAAGCGCGCCGCGCCCATGCCCTTCTCCACCAGATAGGCTTTCTTTAAAGCCGCATTCTGCACGCTGGCGCCCTGGTCCATCAGGATCGTGACGATCCGCTCAAATCCGATGGAAAATCCGCAGGCCGGAGTATCCACTCCTGTGAACTTGCCGATCATCTTGTCGTAGCGCCCGCCGCCTGCCACGGAACCGCCGAAGCCTTCCATGGAGACCTCAAAGATCGTGCCGGTGTAATAGGACATCCCCCGCACGAGAGTGGGATCGAACTGCAGGGTAAACTCCGTCTCGGAAACCTCTGTCACCGTATCCATAATGTGTGCCAGGTTGTCCGTCACATCCTTCGGCAGCACGTCTGCCAGGGTATCCCCCAGGCTGCGCACGCCCGCCGCATCCGGCGTCACGCTGCCAAGCAGGCCGGCATACTTCTTCACGCTGTCTTCTGCAAATCCCAGTTCTAAAAGCTCCCGCTCCACGCCGTCCGCGCCGATCTTGTCCATCTTGTCCAACGTGATGAACACCTGATCCAGCTGATCCTCCGGGAATCCACAGTAAAGCGCCATCCCCTTTAAGATCTCGCGGTCGTTGATGCGAACTACGAAGCTGTTATCGGGACAGATCTTCCCAAGGGCCGTGGTGGTAGCCAGGATCAGTTCGATCTCCGCTAAAGAGGTCGCATCTCCCAGAATATCGATATCACACTGGGTGAACTGGCGGAAACGCCCCTTCTGCGGACGGTCCGCACGCCATACGCTGCCCATCTGCAGTGCTTTAAAAGGCGCCGGAAGCTGCGCCGCATTATTAGAATAATATCGTGAAAGAGGCAGGGTCAGGTCATAGCGCAGTCCGCTGTCAGTCAGATCCTGCTCTGTCTCCGCCGTCTCCAGGTTCAGCTT
This portion of the Clostridium sp. AN503 genome encodes:
- the hisS gene encoding histidine--tRNA ligase translates to MALKKKPVTGMRDILPAEMQIRGFVTNQIKETYQSFGFTQIETPCVEHIENLTSKQGGDNEKLIFKILKRGEKLNLETAETEQDLTDSGLRYDLTLPLSRYYSNNAAQLPAPFKALQMGSVWRADRPQKGRFRQFTQCDIDILGDATSLAEIELILATTTALGKICPDNSFVVRINDREILKGMALYCGFPEDQLDQVFITLDKMDKIGADGVERELLELGFAEDSVKKYAGLLGSVTPDAAGVRSLGDTLADVLPKDVTDNLAHIMDTVTEVSETEFTLQFDPTLVRGMSYYTGTIFEVSMEGFGGSVAGGGRYDKMIGKFTGVDTPACGFSIGFERIVTILMDQGASVQNAALKKAYLVEKGMGAARFAEIMKQAMSERKAGTQVLVSQMNKNKKFQKEQLNKEGYEEFVEFYKEALK